The proteins below are encoded in one region of Segatella copri:
- a CDS encoding oligosaccharide flippase family protein, protein MQPTNIKQYFLTNRKDLVDTLYLMMLQGINQLLPIFVMPYLMIKLGATGYGYVGFALSVIQYLIIIVDFGFNLSATKHIAMVKDDYVERSRVFWNVIAAKSVLLTVSAVILGTLLVAVPTFQFYSRAIIATFPMLLGSVFTFMWFFQGIGKIRLFSIINTISKVTLLPLIFIFVKSPNDYVLAAFLQAAVFLFTAIISNVYIIYKRLINWVPPIWTGIQSELHTSFPLFLSSASTSIYTQLIVVVLGFYCTTDIIGKYSSAERIMRAVCFLVYTPLNQVFFPKISSVSAKNCSEARRLFGQVRILVLMVMAIVGVAIWTSSIWLPSVLGEDYSGLDIYLKIFALTPFAIGVGGVYGQMGLIALGNEHTSHRFRDVYFIAAIASICMMLIFIPSLQAVGASIVVTTTEVAVAILMIYNYKKYLK, encoded by the coding sequence ATGCAACCAACGAATATTAAACAATATTTTTTAACAAACCGCAAAGATCTGGTTGATACCTTATATCTTATGATGTTACAAGGTATCAACCAGCTACTTCCTATTTTTGTGATGCCGTATCTCATGATAAAACTCGGTGCCACAGGTTATGGTTATGTTGGATTTGCTCTGTCTGTTATACAATACCTAATTATCATTGTTGATTTTGGATTTAATCTCAGTGCAACCAAACATATAGCAATGGTAAAAGATGACTATGTTGAACGGAGTCGTGTTTTTTGGAATGTAATTGCAGCCAAATCAGTATTGTTAACTGTTTCAGCAGTTATACTTGGTACTTTGCTTGTCGCTGTACCCACTTTTCAATTCTACTCTAGAGCAATCATCGCTACATTTCCAATGCTACTAGGCTCGGTATTTACATTTATGTGGTTTTTTCAAGGAATAGGTAAAATACGTTTATTTTCTATTATAAACACAATATCTAAGGTTACCCTTCTGCCACTCATATTTATTTTCGTGAAGAGTCCTAATGACTATGTACTAGCAGCATTTCTTCAAGCTGCAGTATTTCTGTTTACTGCAATTATTTCTAATGTATATATAATATACAAACGACTTATAAATTGGGTGCCACCAATATGGACTGGGATACAAAGTGAGCTACATACTAGTTTTCCTCTATTTCTCTCATCGGCTTCAACAAGCATATATACACAACTAATCGTTGTTGTACTCGGCTTCTATTGCACAACAGATATCATTGGCAAATACTCTTCTGCAGAGCGTATCATGCGAGCAGTGTGCTTTCTTGTTTACACCCCACTAAACCAGGTGTTCTTTCCAAAGATCAGTTCTGTATCGGCAAAGAATTGCAGTGAGGCACGCCGCTTATTTGGACAAGTACGCATACTTGTATTAATGGTCATGGCAATTGTAGGAGTAGCAATCTGGACTAGTAGTATTTGGCTACCATCAGTACTTGGTGAAGACTACTCTGGTCTTGATATCTATTTGAAAATTTTCGCACTTACTCCATTTGCTATTGGAGTTGGAGGTGTTTATGGGCAAATGGGACTAATAGCTCTAGGGAACGAGCACACTAGCCATCGTTTTCGTGATGTATATTTCATAGCAGCGATTGCATCAATCTGCATGATGTTAATATTCATACCTTCCCTTCAAGCCGTTGGCGCTAGTATTGTTGTAACAACAACAGAAGTTGCCGTGGCTATCTTAATGATATATAACTATAAAAAATATTTGAAATAA
- a CDS encoding Wzz/FepE/Etk N-terminal domain-containing protein, translating to MSENTEYSYKTADQASANLVHLVSLLKKKLLAILIFTFSVMILTGIYIFSLPRTWKSETILLPESSANSVSGNLGSIAAIAGIKMNTGSTEDAIYPEFYPKVLGSTIFLTELLKQEITVSRLHKKVSIFEYFENYQIKPWWGKLFNLKKEIIKSNINPTHISKQQQTIVDALFGSFFCSVDKKTDMISVSVTTLDADVSAQIADLIRKRLQIYITQYRTNKSRKDVEYTRKIVAESRAQYIKAQQKYSAYCDANEDIGLMSFTQVRDRLENEMQMAYNMYQQSVQQMQLAQAKLQERTPIFVTIQPAAIPSKPSGPKRIITMALMSFLAFFCSFSFYMVKDIYNQKMGHATNEY from the coding sequence ATGAGTGAAAATACAGAATATAGTTATAAAACAGCAGATCAAGCATCCGCTAATCTCGTTCATCTGGTTTCTTTACTAAAAAAGAAACTTTTAGCTATCCTAATATTTACCTTTAGTGTGATGATACTGACTGGCATATACATTTTCAGTTTGCCAAGAACGTGGAAATCAGAAACAATACTCTTGCCTGAATCATCAGCAAATTCGGTATCGGGAAATCTTGGGTCAATAGCAGCAATTGCTGGAATAAAAATGAATACAGGTTCAACAGAAGATGCTATCTACCCTGAGTTTTATCCAAAAGTATTAGGCTCTACTATATTCCTTACCGAATTACTCAAACAAGAAATAACCGTATCTCGCCTTCATAAGAAGGTAAGCATCTTTGAGTACTTTGAAAATTATCAGATTAAACCATGGTGGGGCAAATTGTTCAATTTAAAGAAGGAAATTATAAAGTCAAATATAAATCCTACACATATATCCAAACAGCAACAGACTATTGTTGATGCTCTATTTGGTTCGTTTTTTTGCAGTGTGGATAAGAAAACAGATATGATTTCGGTAAGCGTAACAACTCTTGATGCAGATGTTTCTGCACAAATTGCAGATTTGATCCGCAAAAGATTGCAAATATACATCACACAGTATCGTACAAACAAATCTCGTAAAGACGTAGAGTACACAAGAAAGATTGTTGCTGAGTCAAGAGCTCAATACATTAAAGCACAACAAAAGTACTCAGCTTATTGCGATGCCAATGAAGATATTGGTCTCATGTCTTTTACACAGGTTAGAGACCGATTGGAGAACGAGATGCAGATGGCATACAACATGTATCAACAATCAGTGCAACAGATGCAACTTGCTCAGGCAAAACTTCAAGAACGAACTCCAATATTCGTTACAATACAACCTGCAGCAATACCATCTAAGCCATCTGGACCAAAACGAATAATAACAATGGCTCTAATGTCGTTTTTAGCCTTTTTCTGTAGTTTTTCCTTCTATATGGTCAAAGATATATACAATCAAAAAATGGGACATGCAACCAACGAATATTAA